The DNA sequence TGTGTTTGCGTTCTATGCCGGGCTGGGGGTGTTCAAGCCGGCCGACTTTGCCGTACCCACCAATGAAGCTTTTTTCACCCAGCTTGGATATTTCGCGTTGTACGTCTTTTTCCTGTTTACGGCCTTTGCCCGCATCAGCGACAACAGGACAACGGGCTGGTTAATTACACTGAGCGTAGTGGCGACGCAGCTGTTCTTCTCCTGGTTACGGCCCGACTGGGAAGGCTACTCAGGCTTTCTGGTGTTTGTCTTTGTGCTGGGCCGTTTCCTTGGTGTTTACCACCCCGACACGGAACAGGATGAGCCCCTGAACGCAACCCGGAAAATCCTGGGCTGGTTGGCCCTGATCATCTTTATACTGTGTTTTAGTCCCCGTCCATTTATTATTTCCTGATTTTTCAGCCACTGGAACGAGAGAAGCCAGACGCCGTACACCCAGGATGAACGCCGGTAGAGTAAGCAGCAGGAGTACGTATTTATACGTGAGCCAATGCGGGATTTTACGCAGTAGAAAACACCGTATAACTGCTTAAGTTTGTCAGCTTGCTGGTTTGTGCCGGCATGCATCACCTGTATAGTCAGTTGACAGTATGACTCTGGCCCCATCCTATACGGCTGTTCGATTATTTCTGGATGGCATGCTAAGCATGATGGCTCTGTTTGCGCTGCTTAGCTATTTTCAGCATAGGAAGCCACTCTACTGGCAGTATTCGCTCTACATTGCCTGCATGATTCTCGACCTTCGGTTGAGTGATCTCGGGTATGCCCAGCCCGATTACCAGCCCGGCGCCTTCTATCCTGAAACGTTGCTGGAGTCGCTGGGCTACATGGTGTACATTCGATTTGCTATCCTGCTCGTCGACCCCATCCGGCAGGACCCGACCAGCTATCGACTGATGCGATTGCTGTTGATTGGTTTCGCAGCCGCCCTGTTCTTCGATACGATCTTGTGGCTGGCCAACGTATCGGCTATCATGCGCAGTACGGTATACATGACCAACCGGCTACTGATTTCGACTGGCGTGGTATATCTGGTACCCCGCCTTTTTCGCCTGCGCAGCCCCGCGCTCGCTTACTTTATTGCTGGTACACTTCTGCTGCTGGTCGGATCGCTGCTGGCCTTATTACTGAACTACTTGCCCGTCGGCAGTCTGCTCCCGTCGCACAGCGCGTTCACGTTTCCCATCACTATCCTGCAAATAAGCATTGTGGGCGAGGTACTGTTTTTTGCGATGGGTATGTCGCTGCGAAACCGGCAGAATGAGCGACAAAAGATTCTGTATCAGGCCCAACTGATTGAGCAACTGCGCGAAAATGAACGCAAGCAGGATAAATTACAGCGGATTCGGGAAGATATTGCGCACGATCTCCATGACGACGTTGGCTCCGACCTGAGCAGTATCGGCGTGCTGAGTCAGGTAGCCGCCCGCCAGGTTGACCAGGACCCCGAAGCTGCCCGGGCCACTATCCAGCGCATCGGGCAGACGGCCCGACGCGTTGTGACGACCATGCGCGAAATAATCTGGAGTATGAACTCGGCCCAGACCTCGCTGGCGAGCTTCAGTCAGCGCCTTCAGGAGATGGCTACGTTACTTTTCGAATACCAGACCGCAACACTCAGTATTCGCCTGCCCGACGACGATCTTACCCGTCTGTTGCCCGTTGAGAGTCGGCGCGATCTATTCTTGATGGTCAAGGAAATGCTCTACAACGCCATTCGCCATGCCGATGCCCGGCATGTGTACCTTACGATGTGGGTAGCCGACGATGCGCTTCACTTAACCGTTCGCGACGATGGTCGCGGTTTTCCATCGGAAATCTACGAGTCGCAGACGGGAAACGGGTTGA is a window from the Spirosoma rigui genome containing:
- a CDS encoding sensor histidine kinase, whose product is MTLAPSYTAVRLFLDGMLSMMALFALLSYFQHRKPLYWQYSLYIACMILDLRLSDLGYAQPDYQPGAFYPETLLESLGYMVYIRFAILLVDPIRQDPTSYRLMRLLLIGFAAALFFDTILWLANVSAIMRSTVYMTNRLLISTGVVYLVPRLFRLRSPALAYFIAGTLLLLVGSLLALLLNYLPVGSLLPSHSAFTFPITILQISIVGEVLFFAMGMSLRNRQNERQKILYQAQLIEQLRENERKQDKLQRIREDIAHDLHDDVGSDLSSIGVLSQVAARQVDQDPEAARATIQRIGQTARRVVTTMREIIWSMNSAQTSLASFSQRLQEMATLLFEYQTATLSIRLPDDDLTRLLPVESRRDLFLMVKEMLYNAIRHADARHVYLTMWVADDALHLTVRDDGRGFPSEIYESQTGNGLKSMRKRTDALNGCLTIDSQPGTGTTLTFQCPLATEELVVG